In Capsicum annuum cultivar UCD-10X-F1 chromosome 11, UCD10Xv1.1, whole genome shotgun sequence, one genomic interval encodes:
- the LOC107846992 gene encoding heparanase-like protein 2, with protein MDSRILRLFCLVFLVSSCFINLSNADELKLMVKGVTSIAQTDDNFICATLDWWPENKCDYNQCPWGKAGLLNLDLKNKILANAVKAFKPLRIRIGGSLQDQVYYKVGKYPKQCSNFEKKSDGLFGFGDGCLHMNRWDELNDLFNQTGAAITFSFNALLGRIPSDEHNTLWEGDWNQFNAKSLMKYTIEKGYKIDSYELGNELCGGGVAARIKPHQYGKDVKKLKRLVTHMYPNPADRPKILAPGGFYDEKWFQEFLLATGPGVVDGLTHHIYNLGAGVDPTLLDKLQNPFFLSQVAQTFKNVENDAKLFSPSSGPWVGEAGGAYNSGGKHTSHTFVNGFWYLDQLGMTSTFNHKVYCRQSLIGGNYGLLNTTSFMPNPDYYGALLWHKVMGKNVLSATHEGSPYIRTYAHCSKTSGITVLLINMDKSTTFDVSVVDDLNIHPVVYPKSVESIHQREEYHLTPKDGNIQSDVLLLNGTPLKLTSSLDIPEMNPKLVDPTFPISVAPQSIVFATLRGFQAPACA; from the exons atggattcaaGAATATTGAGGCTCTTTTGTTTGGTTTTCTTAGTGTCAtcatgttttattaatttatctaATGCAGATGAATTGAAGCTTATGGTGAAAGGAGTTACATCTATTGCTCAAACAGATGATAATTTCATATGTGCAACTTTAGATTGGTGGCCAGAAAATAAATGTGATTATAATCAATGTCCATGGGGAAAAGCTGGTTTACTTAATCTG GATTTGAAAAACAAGATTCTTGCAAACGCTGTTAAAG CATTCAAGCCACTAAGAATCAGAATAGGAGGTTCTTTGCAAGATCAAGTTTACTACAAAGTTGGAAAATATCCAAAGCAATGctcaaattttgagaaaaaatctGATGGACTTTTTGGATTTGGTGATGGTTGTCTCCACATGAATAGATGGGATGAATTGAATGATTTATTCAACCAAACAGG GGCTGCAATAACATTTTCATTCAATGCTTTACTTGGAAGAATACCATCAGATGAACATAATACTCTTTGGGAAGGAGATTGGAATCAATTCAATGCAAAATCATTGATGAAATACACTATCGAAAAGGGATACAAAATTGACTCATATGAACTag GTAATGAGCTTTGTGGAGGAGGAGTTGCTGCAAGAATAAAGCCTCATCAATATGGCAAAGATGTCAAGAAATTGAAGAGACTTGTCACACATATGTACCCTAATCCTGCTGATAGACCAAAAATCTTGGCCCCTGGTGGATTTTATGATGAAAAATGGTTCCAAGAGTTCCTTCTAGCTACCGGACCGGGCGTTGTCGATGGATTGACACATCATATTTACAACCTTGGAGCAG GTGTTGATCCAACTCTACTTGACAAACTTCAGAATCCATTTTTCCTTAGCCAAGTAGCTCAAACATTTAAGAATGTTGAAAATGATGCTAAATTGTTTTCACCATCTTCTGGACCTTGGGTTGGTGAAGCTGGTGGAGCTTACAATAGTGGTGGCAAACACACTTCACACACCTTCGTTAACGGTTTCTG GTACTTGGATCAACTGGGAATGACATCAACTTTCAACCACAAGGTATACTGCAGACAATCCTTAATTGGTGGAAACTATGGTCTTCTCAACACAACTTCTTTCATGCCAAATCCAGACTACTATGG TGCTCTTCTGTGGCATAAGGTCATGGGAAAGAATGTGCTTTCTGCTACTCATGAAGGCTCTCCATACATCCGCACTTACGCGCATTGCTCAAAAACAAGT GGCATTACGGTTCTGCTAATTAACATGGATAAGTCAACTACCTTTGATGTCTCTGTGGTCGATGACTTGAATATACACCCTGTTGTATACCCTAAGAGCGTTGAATCTATACATCAAAGAGAAGAGTACCATTTGACGCCAAAAGATGGCAACATTCAAAGTGATGTGTTGTTGCTAAATGGCACTCCATTGAAACTCACTTCCTCATTGGACATCCCGGAAATGAATCCTAAGCTCGTTGATCCAACGTTTCCCATCAGTGTTGCTCCTCAATCTATCGTCTTTGCAACTTTGAGAGGGTTCCAGGCTCCTGCTTGTGCATAG
- the LOC107847898 gene encoding uncharacterized protein At3g61260 isoform X3 — protein sequence MDMLKQMRVKFSGIGEEEKGGSSTRDRTIPPQRTQSFKDTKRTPSWLYRQFIRTMSRDYDSSDSVDYPAAVAAAAFAVTSIEEKSIYSHRRTNSGGDKPLTKIKSKADDIGKKPEKLSDEGSELPDKSVPIRSATINPEPVKSVPSIKKKPTFGDTKPESEVVEKAKRAPSIKKMPTFGDSKSESEVEKAKRAPSIKKTPTFGDSKSESEVEKVKRAPSMKRTSTFPDQYIDIRAPKAPGVPVSDRAGQPTRQSSSQPGMAKAPNTMKPETEYSKADIWEREEMEKIRERYKKLIKEIVEWETKKKKKAKRDLEKVEAELDRRRAKAMRHFHNEVERIESIAGGAKEQADEHRKNEELKVREKANKIRSTGKMPSTCSCF from the exons ATGGATATGCTAAAGCAAATGAG GGTGAAATTCTCCGGTATAGGGGAAGAAGAGAAAGGAGGCAGCAGCACAAGAGATAGAACAATACCGCCCCAGAGAACTCAATCTTTTAAAG ACACAAAAAGAACACCTAGCTGGTTGTACAGACAGTTTATAAGAACTATGAGTCGTGATTATGATTCCAGTGATAGTGTTGACTATCCAGCTGCAGTGGCTGCAGCTGCATTTGCTGTAACATCAATCGAAGAAAAGAGCATTTATAGCCACAGAAGGACAAATAGTGGAGGTGATAAACCTTTGACGAAGATCAAAAGTAAAGCAGATGATATTGGTAAGAAACCTGAAAAGCTCTCAG ATGAAGGTTCAGAACTTCCAGATAAAAGTGTGCCGATAAGGTCAGCAACAATCAATCCAGAGCCAGTTAAATCTGTGCCATCTATTAAGAAGAAACCAACTTTTGGAGATACCAAACCTGAAAGTGAAGTTGTTGAAAAGGCCAAAAGAGCTCCATCCATTAAGAAGATGCCAACGTTTGGAGATAGCAAATCAGAAAGTGAAGTCGAAAAGGCCAAAAGAGCTCCATCCATTAAGAAGACGCCAACATTTGGAGATAGCAAATCTGAAAGTGAAGTTGAAAAGGTCAAAAGAGCTCCATCTATGAAGAGAACATCCACATTTCCAGACCAATACATCGATATCAGAGCTCCCAAAGCCCCTGGAGTTCCTGTTTCTGATCGTGCTGGTCAGCCAACTAGACAATCTTCATCGCAACCAGGCATGGCTAAAGCACCAAATACAATGAAGCCTGAAACTGAATACTCTAAGGCAGATATTTGGGAGAGAGAAGAAATGGAGAAAATCAGAGAAAG GTACAAGAAGCTCATAAAAGAAATTGTGGAATGGGagactaagaagaagaagaaagcaaAACGCGACTTGGAGAAAGTTGAG GCTGAACTGGACAGGCGTAGAGCAAAAGCCATGAGACATTTCCACAATGAGGTCGAAAGGATTGAAAGCATTGCAGGAGGAGCCAAAGAACAAGCAGATGAACATCGTAAAAACGAAGAGCTAAAGGTGAGAGAGAAGGCAAATAAGATCAGATCAACTGGGAAGATGCCATCAACATGTTCATGCTTTTAA
- the LOC107847898 gene encoding eukaryotic translation initiation factor 5B isoform X1 has protein sequence MDMLKQMRVKFSGIGEEEKGGSSTRDRTIPPQRTQSFKDTKRTPSWLYRQFIRTMSRDYDSSDSVDYPAAVAAAAFAVTSIEEKSIYSHRRTNSGGDKPLTKIKSKADDIGKKPEKLSDEGSELPDKSVPIRSATINPEPVKSVPSIKKKPTFGDTKPESEVVEKAKRAPSIKKMPTFGDSKSESEVEKAKRAPSIKKTPTFGDSKSESEVEKVKRAPSMKRTSTFPDQYIDIRAPKAPGVPVSDRAGQPTRQSSSQPGMAKAPNTMKPETEYSKADIWEREEMEKIRERYKKLIKEIVEWETKKKKKAKRDLEKVEAELLSNEKMKLQAELDRRRAKAMRHFHNEVERIESIAGGAKEQADEHRKNEELKVREKANKIRSTGKMPSTCSCF, from the exons ATGGATATGCTAAAGCAAATGAG GGTGAAATTCTCCGGTATAGGGGAAGAAGAGAAAGGAGGCAGCAGCACAAGAGATAGAACAATACCGCCCCAGAGAACTCAATCTTTTAAAG ACACAAAAAGAACACCTAGCTGGTTGTACAGACAGTTTATAAGAACTATGAGTCGTGATTATGATTCCAGTGATAGTGTTGACTATCCAGCTGCAGTGGCTGCAGCTGCATTTGCTGTAACATCAATCGAAGAAAAGAGCATTTATAGCCACAGAAGGACAAATAGTGGAGGTGATAAACCTTTGACGAAGATCAAAAGTAAAGCAGATGATATTGGTAAGAAACCTGAAAAGCTCTCAG ATGAAGGTTCAGAACTTCCAGATAAAAGTGTGCCGATAAGGTCAGCAACAATCAATCCAGAGCCAGTTAAATCTGTGCCATCTATTAAGAAGAAACCAACTTTTGGAGATACCAAACCTGAAAGTGAAGTTGTTGAAAAGGCCAAAAGAGCTCCATCCATTAAGAAGATGCCAACGTTTGGAGATAGCAAATCAGAAAGTGAAGTCGAAAAGGCCAAAAGAGCTCCATCCATTAAGAAGACGCCAACATTTGGAGATAGCAAATCTGAAAGTGAAGTTGAAAAGGTCAAAAGAGCTCCATCTATGAAGAGAACATCCACATTTCCAGACCAATACATCGATATCAGAGCTCCCAAAGCCCCTGGAGTTCCTGTTTCTGATCGTGCTGGTCAGCCAACTAGACAATCTTCATCGCAACCAGGCATGGCTAAAGCACCAAATACAATGAAGCCTGAAACTGAATACTCTAAGGCAGATATTTGGGAGAGAGAAGAAATGGAGAAAATCAGAGAAAG GTACAAGAAGCTCATAAAAGAAATTGTGGAATGGGagactaagaagaagaagaaagcaaAACGCGACTTGGAGAAAGTTGAG GCTGAACTATTGTcgaatgaaaaaatgaaattacAGGCTGAACTGGACAGGCGTAGAGCAAAAGCCATGAGACATTTCCACAATGAGGTCGAAAGGATTGAAAGCATTGCAGGAGGAGCCAAAGAACAAGCAGATGAACATCGTAAAAACGAAGAGCTAAAGGTGAGAGAGAAGGCAAATAAGATCAGATCAACTGGGAAGATGCCATCAACATGTTCATGCTTTTAA
- the LOC107847898 gene encoding eukaryotic translation initiation factor 5B isoform X2 translates to MDMLKQMRVKFSGIGEEEKGGSSTRDRTIPPQRTQSFKDTKRTPSWLYRQFIRTMSRDYDSSDSVDYPAAVAAAAFAVTSIEEKSIYSHRRTNSGGDKPLTKIKSKADDIDEGSELPDKSVPIRSATINPEPVKSVPSIKKKPTFGDTKPESEVVEKAKRAPSIKKMPTFGDSKSESEVEKAKRAPSIKKTPTFGDSKSESEVEKVKRAPSMKRTSTFPDQYIDIRAPKAPGVPVSDRAGQPTRQSSSQPGMAKAPNTMKPETEYSKADIWEREEMEKIRERYKKLIKEIVEWETKKKKKAKRDLEKVEAELLSNEKMKLQAELDRRRAKAMRHFHNEVERIESIAGGAKEQADEHRKNEELKVREKANKIRSTGKMPSTCSCF, encoded by the exons ATGGATATGCTAAAGCAAATGAG GGTGAAATTCTCCGGTATAGGGGAAGAAGAGAAAGGAGGCAGCAGCACAAGAGATAGAACAATACCGCCCCAGAGAACTCAATCTTTTAAAG ACACAAAAAGAACACCTAGCTGGTTGTACAGACAGTTTATAAGAACTATGAGTCGTGATTATGATTCCAGTGATAGTGTTGACTATCCAGCTGCAGTGGCTGCAGCTGCATTTGCTGTAACATCAATCGAAGAAAAGAGCATTTATAGCCACAGAAGGACAAATAGTGGAGGTGATAAACCTTTGACGAAGATCAAAAGTAAAGCAGATGATATTG ATGAAGGTTCAGAACTTCCAGATAAAAGTGTGCCGATAAGGTCAGCAACAATCAATCCAGAGCCAGTTAAATCTGTGCCATCTATTAAGAAGAAACCAACTTTTGGAGATACCAAACCTGAAAGTGAAGTTGTTGAAAAGGCCAAAAGAGCTCCATCCATTAAGAAGATGCCAACGTTTGGAGATAGCAAATCAGAAAGTGAAGTCGAAAAGGCCAAAAGAGCTCCATCCATTAAGAAGACGCCAACATTTGGAGATAGCAAATCTGAAAGTGAAGTTGAAAAGGTCAAAAGAGCTCCATCTATGAAGAGAACATCCACATTTCCAGACCAATACATCGATATCAGAGCTCCCAAAGCCCCTGGAGTTCCTGTTTCTGATCGTGCTGGTCAGCCAACTAGACAATCTTCATCGCAACCAGGCATGGCTAAAGCACCAAATACAATGAAGCCTGAAACTGAATACTCTAAGGCAGATATTTGGGAGAGAGAAGAAATGGAGAAAATCAGAGAAAG GTACAAGAAGCTCATAAAAGAAATTGTGGAATGGGagactaagaagaagaagaaagcaaAACGCGACTTGGAGAAAGTTGAG GCTGAACTATTGTcgaatgaaaaaatgaaattacAGGCTGAACTGGACAGGCGTAGAGCAAAAGCCATGAGACATTTCCACAATGAGGTCGAAAGGATTGAAAGCATTGCAGGAGGAGCCAAAGAACAAGCAGATGAACATCGTAAAAACGAAGAGCTAAAGGTGAGAGAGAAGGCAAATAAGATCAGATCAACTGGGAAGATGCCATCAACATGTTCATGCTTTTAA
- the LOC107847898 gene encoding uncharacterized protein At3g61260 isoform X4: protein MDMLKQMRVKFSGIGEEEKGGSSTRDRTIPPQRTQSFKDTKRTPSWLYRQFIRTMSRDYDSSDSVDYPAAVAAAAFAVTSIEEKSIYSHRRTNSGGDKPLTKIKSKADDIDEGSELPDKSVPIRSATINPEPVKSVPSIKKKPTFGDTKPESEVVEKAKRAPSIKKMPTFGDSKSESEVEKAKRAPSIKKTPTFGDSKSESEVEKVKRAPSMKRTSTFPDQYIDIRAPKAPGVPVSDRAGQPTRQSSSQPGMAKAPNTMKPETEYSKADIWEREEMEKIRERYKKLIKEIVEWETKKKKKAKRDLEKVEAELDRRRAKAMRHFHNEVERIESIAGGAKEQADEHRKNEELKVREKANKIRSTGKMPSTCSCF from the exons ATGGATATGCTAAAGCAAATGAG GGTGAAATTCTCCGGTATAGGGGAAGAAGAGAAAGGAGGCAGCAGCACAAGAGATAGAACAATACCGCCCCAGAGAACTCAATCTTTTAAAG ACACAAAAAGAACACCTAGCTGGTTGTACAGACAGTTTATAAGAACTATGAGTCGTGATTATGATTCCAGTGATAGTGTTGACTATCCAGCTGCAGTGGCTGCAGCTGCATTTGCTGTAACATCAATCGAAGAAAAGAGCATTTATAGCCACAGAAGGACAAATAGTGGAGGTGATAAACCTTTGACGAAGATCAAAAGTAAAGCAGATGATATTG ATGAAGGTTCAGAACTTCCAGATAAAAGTGTGCCGATAAGGTCAGCAACAATCAATCCAGAGCCAGTTAAATCTGTGCCATCTATTAAGAAGAAACCAACTTTTGGAGATACCAAACCTGAAAGTGAAGTTGTTGAAAAGGCCAAAAGAGCTCCATCCATTAAGAAGATGCCAACGTTTGGAGATAGCAAATCAGAAAGTGAAGTCGAAAAGGCCAAAAGAGCTCCATCCATTAAGAAGACGCCAACATTTGGAGATAGCAAATCTGAAAGTGAAGTTGAAAAGGTCAAAAGAGCTCCATCTATGAAGAGAACATCCACATTTCCAGACCAATACATCGATATCAGAGCTCCCAAAGCCCCTGGAGTTCCTGTTTCTGATCGTGCTGGTCAGCCAACTAGACAATCTTCATCGCAACCAGGCATGGCTAAAGCACCAAATACAATGAAGCCTGAAACTGAATACTCTAAGGCAGATATTTGGGAGAGAGAAGAAATGGAGAAAATCAGAGAAAG GTACAAGAAGCTCATAAAAGAAATTGTGGAATGGGagactaagaagaagaagaaagcaaAACGCGACTTGGAGAAAGTTGAG GCTGAACTGGACAGGCGTAGAGCAAAAGCCATGAGACATTTCCACAATGAGGTCGAAAGGATTGAAAGCATTGCAGGAGGAGCCAAAGAACAAGCAGATGAACATCGTAAAAACGAAGAGCTAAAGGTGAGAGAGAAGGCAAATAAGATCAGATCAACTGGGAAGATGCCATCAACATGTTCATGCTTTTAA
- the LOC107847899 gene encoding uncharacterized protein LOC107847899 gives MWKSISNVIPSFGQKKDSATPSQICHEYSDDDDDICSNDSTEEGLECPICWDSFNIVENVPYVLWCGHSLCKNCLLGLKPASVKISTQQIQIPLFVSCPWCNLLTLRLFYQGNLKFPSKNFFLLWMVESRNGDRMKSPSTIYNDQLVCSFPCTSMTRSQSSVTNCRMAHRLGSSGSDTSGPSNTSGTRTMQRAQFSLQKSLDFFFRLTSKFPLVVVLLLVVIFVIPSSVSILILYLVITILFGLPSFLVLYFAYPALDWLVREITA, from the coding sequence ATGTGGAAATCCATTTCAAATGTCATCCCAAGCTTTGGTCAGAAGAAGGATTCTGCTACACCCAGTCAAATTTGTCATGAATACTCAGATGACGATGATGATATTTGCTCTAATGACAGCACTGAGGAAGGACTAGAATGCCCAATATGTTGGGATTCATTTAACATTGTTGAGAATGTTCCCTATGTATTGTGGTGTGGCCACTCTCTTTGTAAGAATTGTCTGTTGGGACTTAAACCGGCTTCCGTGAAGATATCCACTCAACAAATCCAGATTCCATTGTTTGTTTCCTGCCCATGGTGCAATTTGCTGACACTTCGATTGTTTTACCAAGGAAATCTCAAGTTTCCTAGCAAGAACTTCTTCCTCCTCTGGATGGTGGAGAGCAGAAATGGTGACAGGATGAAGTCTCCGTCTACCATTTACAATGATCAACTAGTGTGCTCCTTCCCTTGTACTTCAATGACCAGGAGCCAGAGTTCTGTCACGAACTGCAGGATGGCTCATCGTCTAGGCTCTTCAGGATCCGACACTAGTGGTCCTAGCAATACAAGTGGTACCCGTACAATGCAAAGGGCCCAATTCTCTCTTCAGAAGTCCCTTGATTTCTTTTTCCGGTTGACATCCAAATTTCCGTTGGTTGTTGTACTTCTTCTGGTTGTTATATTTGTGATACCTTCCAGCGTGAGCATCTTGATTCTATACCTGGTGATCACAATTCTCTTTGGACTTCCATCTTTTCTAGTATTATACTTCGCTTATCCTGCTCTAGATTGGTTGGTGAGGGAAATTACCGCTTGA
- the LOC107848615 gene encoding sarcoplasmic reticulum histidine-rich calcium-binding protein gives MDAIFGKGKEFLSCAKIEKQVSSLRERTKRRDDEDDSNGDRPQRKNSDHQGEKPTAERGGGKPAGGNKTATENGGGKVAAGSGGVKEGSGSGSNNAVAGSGGSKSAAGSDGGNTTADRERTKDQDNEADSHDDRPLRKNSDQGEKPAAGRVGGKPTSGSKATNESGAGKDDAGQDSASRAAAGSGTDRGANNSNKHKQPTTSDLMASAKLLAATAQAQLGGGGEGKPKQEMDTGKLAGAAADVLAAASHYGKFGNEGIGKYIGQAEDYLHGYELKNSKSNKAEGGAGRGAGGSAPLSNKSTSSTMASKISSQPRPKSNGVNSRDDDDGHDEHMKNDLGMPKKKAGGHYDHEHEEEDDDHPRGRHDEHSGEDDDHPSGRHDEHSEENHDKSGGGYGDYMKKAQGLFNKKSGDANESSKGGDEGGIGGIMKMAQGMFMKDSDDRDHDDHHGHSRHHDRDHDDHHYRDHDDHHDRDHDDHHDRSPTKRNDEGEGNTDFLKMAGSFFK, from the exons ATGGACGCTATTTTTGGTAAAGGAAAGGAATTTCTCAGTTGTGCCAAAATTGAGAAACAAGTATCCAGCCTCCGTGAAAGAACCAAACGTCGTGATGATGAGGATGATTCTAATGGTGATCGCCCTCAGAGGAAAAATTCTGATCATCAGGGCGAAAAACCTACCGCCGAAAGAGGTGGCGGGAAGCCTGCCGGTGGCAATAAGACCGCCACTGAAAATGGTGGTGGCAAGGTAGCTGCTGGAAGTGGTGGTGTCAAAGAGGGCTCCGGAAGTGGCAGCAACAACGCGGTTGCAGGGAGTGGAGGCAGCAAGTCCGCCGCCGGGAGTGATGGCGGTAATACTACCGCCGACCGAGAAAGAACCAAAGATCAGGATAATGAGGCTGATTCCCATGATGACCGCCCTCTAAGGAAAAATTCTGATCAGGGCGAGAAACCCGCTGCCGGAAGAGTTGGCGGAAAACCTACCAGCGGGAGCAAGGCGACCAACGAAAGTGGTGCTGGCAAAGACGACGCCGGGCAGGATAGTGCCAGCAGGGCAGCTGCCGGAAGTGGCACTGACCGTGGTGCTAATAATTCAAACAAGCATAAGCAACCAACAACTTCTGATCTAATGGCTAGCGCAAAGCTGTTGGCTGCAACTGCACAAGCCCAATTAGGTGGTGGTGGTGAAGGCAAACCAAAACAAGAAATGGATACTGGAAAGCTTGCCGGAGCTGCTGCTGACGTCCTTGCCGCCGCTTCACATTATGGGAAGTTTGGCAATGAAGGAATCGGTAAGTATATCGGACAAGCTGAAGATTATCTTCACGGCTACGAGCTCAAGAATTCGAAATCCAACAAAGCTGAAGGTGGCGCCGGCCGTGGTGCCGGTGGTAGTGCGCCGTTATCTAATAAAAGTACTTCTAGTACAATGGCAAGCAAGATCTCATCTCAGCCCCGCCCAAAGAGCAATGGCGTCAATTCcagagatgatgatgatg GACATGATGAGCATATGAAGAATGATTTGGGAATGCCCAAGAAAAAAGCTGGTGGCCACTATGACCATGAACATGAAGAGGAAGATGATGATCATCCAAGAGGTCGGCACGATGAACATTCAGGGGAAGATGATGATCACCCGAGTGGTAGGCACGATGAACATTCAGAGGAAAATCATGACAAATCTGGTGGAGGGTATGGCGATTATATGAAGAAAGCTCAAGGACTGTTCAATAAAAAATCTGGAGATGCTAATGAAAGTTCGAAGGGCGGGGATGAAGGTGGGATAGGTGGGATTATGAAAATGGCGCAAGGTATGTTCATGAAAGATTCTGATGATCGTGATCACGATGACCATCACGGCCACAGTCGCCATCATGATCGTGATCACGATGACCATCACTATCGCGATCACGATGACCATCACGATCGCGATCACGATGACCATCACGATCGTAGCCCCACCAAACGTAATGATGAAGGTGAGGGCAACACAGATTTTTTAAAGATGGCCGGAAGTTTCTTCAAGTAA
- the LOC107847821 gene encoding nodulin-related protein 2, with product MNILSKLTKTAGGDSTDDTKKADGSTESGSTTELFASAKVLAEAAQSQFNKDSSSAPIDNKKVAEAAADVLDAAQKYGKLDETQGVGQYVEKAETYLHQYGSGGSTPASAPAAAAEEKAAPAAAPEETEAPAPASEPEPVPQEEEKKSEGGADYLKMAGDFLSKK from the coding sequence atgaatattctCTCAAAATTAACTAAGACCGCCGGCGGCGATTCCACCGACGACACCAAAAAAGCCGATGGTAGCACTGAATCCGGCTCCACAACTGAACTTTTCGCCAGCGCTAAAGTGTTAGCCGAAGCCGCACAAAGCCAATTCAACAAAGATTCATCTTCCGCACCAATTGACAACAAAAAAGTAGCCGAAGCAGCTGCAGATGTCCTCGACGCTGCTCAGAAGTATGGAAAGTTGGATGAAACTCAAGGGGTTGGACAGTACGTTGAAAAAGCTGAAACCTACCTCCATCAATACGGTTCTGGTGGTAGTACTCCTGCTTCTGCTCCCGCTGCTGCCGCCGAAGAGAAGGCGGCTCCGGCAGCTGCACCGGAAGAAACAGAAGCACCTGCTCCAGCATCGGAACCGGAGCCGGTTCCTCAGGAGGAGGAGAAAAAGAGTGAAGGAGGAGCAGATTATCTTAAGATGGCTGGTGACTTCTTAAGCAAGAAATGA